Proteins encoded in a region of the Bacillus sp. T3 genome:
- a CDS encoding YifB family Mg chelatase-like AAA ATPase, with protein MNSFVSSVGLKGLEGYRIQVEVHAQLGLESITIVGLPDASVRESKRRVAAALYSAGYSINGQKIMINLSPSELRKNGPQFDLPIAIGILKALNLLTIQDLDQIGFIGALSLDGNIQPTVGMLPAILAAKKLDFKVLYIPYDETLPTLHFEKINIIYVSSLIEVIQHLLGAPIETEHTSKIERKHPMPSSSRFFFQQIIGHAYPKYAMEVAAAGEHHMLMTGPPGCGKSMLAESFPSILPPLSRDAQLEMISLYQLAGASIIDHENPPFRNPHHSASGISIIGGGQIPKPGEISLAHRGVLFLDEIAEFTRKTLEMLRQPIECGNVTIARARSTLSFPAAFILIGAMNPCPCGYSGANTHYCVCTNKEVVAYQNKLSGPIRDRFDIYINLKAIDMRKAILQKQENSEQVQKRVIEARERQYHRYGMEMTNSKVPFETLIKDQPLTQGQLQNLQELSLKRNWRNRVQIKFIRLARTIADLDKIDKITDTHLYEAIKLRAASNIDIR; from the coding sequence GTGAACTCATTTGTTTCAAGCGTCGGACTTAAAGGGCTTGAAGGGTACCGTATTCAAGTTGAGGTCCATGCACAACTTGGTCTGGAATCGATCACAATCGTTGGCTTACCAGATGCCTCGGTAAGAGAATCGAAAAGGCGTGTTGCTGCTGCTCTCTATTCAGCAGGATACTCGATAAACGGTCAAAAAATCATGATTAATCTATCACCATCAGAGCTTAGAAAAAATGGCCCACAATTTGACCTTCCCATTGCAATTGGGATACTAAAGGCATTAAACCTTTTAACTATTCAAGATCTTGATCAAATCGGATTTATTGGTGCACTTTCGCTTGACGGGAACATCCAGCCCACTGTAGGTATGCTCCCTGCGATATTGGCAGCAAAAAAATTAGATTTCAAAGTATTATATATTCCATATGATGAAACACTGCCAACCCTTCACTTTGAAAAAATAAATATCATATATGTATCCTCTTTAATAGAAGTTATTCAGCATCTATTAGGAGCACCAATAGAAACAGAACATACATCCAAAATAGAGCGAAAACATCCCATGCCTTCCTCGTCACGATTTTTTTTTCAACAAATTATCGGACATGCGTACCCAAAATACGCAATGGAAGTTGCTGCGGCAGGCGAACATCATATGCTTATGACTGGGCCCCCTGGGTGCGGAAAAAGTATGCTAGCAGAAAGCTTCCCGTCTATTCTTCCGCCATTAAGTAGGGATGCCCAACTTGAAATGATTAGTTTATACCAATTAGCTGGGGCGTCAATCATTGACCATGAAAACCCTCCGTTTCGAAATCCACATCATTCTGCATCTGGAATTTCGATCATCGGTGGAGGACAGATTCCGAAACCAGGTGAAATTTCTTTAGCCCATCGAGGCGTGTTGTTTCTGGACGAAATTGCTGAATTTACAAGGAAAACACTTGAAATGCTTCGGCAGCCAATAGAATGTGGGAATGTAACTATAGCCCGAGCCCGTTCAACATTATCTTTTCCAGCCGCATTTATTCTTATTGGAGCAATGAATCCTTGTCCATGTGGTTATAGTGGTGCAAACACACACTATTGTGTTTGTACAAATAAAGAAGTTGTAGCTTATCAAAACAAATTATCTGGCCCAATCAGGGACCGTTTTGATATTTACATCAATTTAAAAGCGATTGATATGAGGAAGGCAATCCTCCAAAAACAGGAGAATTCTGAACAGGTTCAAAAAAGAGTTATTGAGGCTAGGGAACGCCAATATCATCGTTATGGAATGGAAATGACGAACAGTAAAGTACCTTTTGAAACTCTTATTAAAGATCAACCATTAACCCAAGGACAACTCCAAAATCTTCAAGAATTGTCGTTAAAGCGCAACTGGAGAAATCGAGTTCAAATAAAATTTATCCGTCTAGCACGAACTATTGCCGATCTTGATAAAATCGACAAGATCACCGATACACACCTATATGAAGCAATAAAACTACGAGCAGCTTCCAATATAGATATTAGGTAA
- a CDS encoding putative bifunctional diguanylate cyclase/phosphodiesterase produces MLTSVKQERGKLALFYLDLDRLKIVNDHLGHLAGDELLQKTSERLRTIVGEEGFIARLGGDEFTIIYRIKNYEVEIDNFSETILKGFETPFEIEGVSIHSKISIGVALYPNHGSTTTSLVQSADSAMFQAKRMGGNQVKRYSEDIVSQSQKIFEFENDFSRALENQEFSLVYQPKIDAKTLTVIAIEALIRWNHPVRGILRPSEFIPIAEKTGLISRLGDWVMREACFQMKQWQEQGYSAIRIAVNVSLLQFNQKSFPDKVQEILSESGLEPRFLEVEITKGKWAAESEEVYNGVAKLKRMGVYVSLDDFGTGDTSISALKKYRYIDALKIAESFIEKVDQNEEKAAIVQSIITLAHGLNMQVVAEGVETAAELTFIQNRAIDQFQGNYITKPLPPTQLLNYLKTK; encoded by the coding sequence TTGCTCACTTCAGTTAAGCAAGAGCGAGGCAAACTTGCTTTGTTCTATTTGGACCTCGATCGTTTAAAAATCGTAAATGATCATTTAGGTCATTTAGCTGGGGATGAGCTGCTCCAAAAAACAAGTGAACGGCTTCGGACGATTGTAGGAGAAGAGGGGTTCATTGCCCGACTGGGCGGAGATGAATTTACGATTATTTATCGTATTAAAAATTATGAAGTTGAAATTGATAATTTTTCTGAAACGATTCTTAAAGGGTTTGAAACGCCATTTGAAATTGAGGGAGTTTCGATTCATTCAAAGATCAGCATTGGTGTTGCTCTTTATCCCAATCATGGAAGTACCACGACATCACTTGTTCAATCTGCTGATTCAGCCATGTTTCAGGCAAAGAGGATGGGTGGAAATCAAGTAAAACGATACAGTGAGGATATTGTTTCTCAGAGTCAAAAAATATTTGAATTTGAAAATGACTTTTCTAGAGCGTTGGAAAATCAAGAGTTTTCGCTTGTCTACCAGCCAAAAATCGATGCTAAAACACTAACAGTAATTGCAATTGAAGCACTAATCCGCTGGAATCATCCAGTCAGGGGAATACTCCGACCATCAGAGTTCATTCCTATTGCTGAAAAAACAGGATTAATTAGTAGGCTAGGCGATTGGGTGATGAGGGAAGCCTGTTTCCAAATGAAGCAGTGGCAAGAACAAGGTTATTCAGCAATCCGAATTGCTGTAAACGTATCCCTATTGCAGTTTAACCAAAAGAGCTTTCCTGATAAAGTTCAGGAAATATTATCTGAATCGGGTTTAGAACCGCGTTTTTTAGAGGTTGAAATAACCAAAGGAAAGTGGGCTGCTGAGAGCGAAGAGGTGTACAATGGAGTAGCTAAGCTTAAAAGAATGGGAGTCTATGTTTCACTTGATGATTTTGGAACTGGCGATACATCCATAAGTGCCTTGAAAAAATACCGATACATTGATGCGCTAAAAATTGCTGAGTCCTTCATCGAGAAAGTAGATCAAAACGAAGAGAAAGCAGCAATAGTCCAATCGATTATCACGTTGGCCCATGGTTTAAATATGCAGGTTGTCGCCGAAGGGGTAGAAACAGCAGCAGAATTAACATTTATCCAAAACCGAGCAATCGACCAATTCCAAGGCAACTACATCACCAAGCCACTCCCACCAACCCAGCTACTCAACTACTTGAAAACAAAGTAA
- a CDS encoding bifunctional diguanylate cyclase/phosphodiesterase encodes MTKAVGRIQSIIPNNGLLCREVGDEFTIILNDVTKDQIEFFCLELLNLFQDPFLIKGIEVYTSISIGISDFPSLHIDRKHLINQAYYAMHIAKENGKNTFYFYDKKDEISKYKIETENELKKALKNKDFILHYQPLYHLQTGKISGMEALVRWQHPLKGFIPPSDFIPSAEKSDLIVALGEWVLCEACEQTKRLQDLGCGPLTVSVNVSTRQFYDKDFVKKLKRILEKTGLKPNYLELELTESIMHNIETTKPIIKEIKMLGIKIAIDDFGTGFSSLSILKHMPLDKLKIDKSFTDDIGTTKEPLVKSIIDLGVNLNMDVVAEGIETEEQALFLKENHCDIGQGYLFSKPLPFEELEMLLKANYSAADCPVHT; translated from the coding sequence ATGACTAAAGCCGTTGGTAGAATTCAATCGATTATTCCTAATAACGGGTTATTGTGCAGAGAGGTTGGCGATGAGTTTACTATTATTCTGAATGATGTAACGAAGGATCAGATTGAATTCTTTTGCCTCGAATTACTAAATTTGTTTCAAGATCCTTTTTTGATTAAAGGGATAGAAGTTTATACCTCTATTAGCATTGGTATTAGTGATTTTCCATCGTTGCATATAGATAGGAAGCATCTTATTAATCAAGCATATTATGCGATGCATATTGCCAAGGAAAACGGCAAGAATACGTTTTACTTTTATGATAAAAAAGATGAAATTAGTAAGTATAAAATTGAGACAGAAAATGAGTTAAAAAAGGCCCTAAAGAATAAGGATTTTATCCTTCACTATCAGCCACTTTATCATTTGCAAACAGGAAAAATATCGGGAATGGAAGCTTTGGTTCGCTGGCAGCATCCGCTAAAAGGGTTCATTCCACCATCAGATTTTATCCCATCTGCTGAGAAATCAGATTTAATCGTTGCCCTTGGGGAATGGGTTCTGTGTGAAGCTTGTGAACAGACTAAAAGACTGCAGGATCTCGGCTGTGGACCACTAACTGTTTCCGTCAATGTGTCAACGCGGCAGTTCTATGATAAAGATTTTGTTAAAAAACTAAAGCGAATCCTTGAAAAGACTGGGCTCAAGCCAAATTATTTAGAGCTTGAACTAACTGAAAGTATAATGCATAACATTGAGACTACGAAGCCAATTATTAAGGAAATAAAAATGCTTGGGATTAAAATTGCCATTGACGATTTTGGCACAGGATTTTCCTCATTAAGTATTTTAAAGCATATGCCTTTAGACAAATTAAAAATTGATAAATCGTTTACTGATGATATTGGCACGACGAAGGAGCCTCTTGTTAAATCGATTATTGATCTTGGTGTAAACCTAAATATGGACGTTGTCGCTGAAGGAATTGAAACAGAAGAACAAGCTCTATTTTTAAAAGAAAATCACTGTGATATTGGACAAGGGTATTTGTTTAGCAAGCCGCTTCCATTTGAGGAATTGGAAATGTTATTAAAGGCGAACTATTCGGCAGCAGACTGTCCAGTTCACACCTAA
- a CDS encoding Hsp20/alpha crystallin family protein — translation MTNRSLRRRNREFGEMWDSFNDFFGDHFLASVRGDIHQFRTDIKDSGDHYVIEAEMPGFEKEAINIDYEHNYLTISAKRETNSTDEKENFIRQERHYGEFVRRFFVEDIDENKIEATFTNGVLTLNCPKRQLTGTEHKRIEIH, via the coding sequence ATGACCAATCGATCATTACGAAGACGAAATCGTGAATTTGGTGAGATGTGGGATTCTTTCAACGATTTCTTCGGTGATCATTTCCTTGCATCTGTCCGCGGTGACATCCATCAATTCCGTACTGACATTAAAGATTCTGGAGATCATTATGTCATTGAGGCAGAAATGCCTGGCTTCGAAAAGGAAGCGATCAACATTGATTATGAACACAATTATTTAACGATTTCTGCAAAACGTGAAACGAACAGCACTGATGAAAAGGAAAACTTCATCCGTCAAGAGAGACACTATGGCGAGTTTGTGCGTCGGTTCTTTGTTGAAGACATTGATGAAAACAAAATCGAGGCTACCTTCACCAATGGTGTGCTTACCCTCAACTGTCCAAAACGGCAGTTAACTGGAACTGAGCATAAACGGATTGAAATCCACTAG
- a CDS encoding transposase, producing the protein MSRKPREWYPGTACHITARGNRHAEIFHEEEDYIKYLEILEDVREKYPFTLHSYCLMTNHLHLQLETPENYIPEIIQKIHTIYAIYLNKKLDTDGHVFQGRYGSKIIISQRYFLIVNRYIHRNPLEAKMVQKAEDYPWSSYSAYLGLTENPLIDPTKTLSFFSSPTYQTYREFVEKEESDEEEEIL; encoded by the coding sequence ATGTCAAGAAAGCCCCGCGAGTGGTACCCGGGAACGGCTTGTCATATTACAGCCCGCGGTAATAGGCATGCCGAGATTTTCCATGAAGAGGAAGATTACATTAAATATCTTGAAATCCTCGAAGATGTCCGCGAAAAGTATCCATTTACGTTACATTCCTACTGTTTGATGACTAATCATCTCCATCTCCAGCTTGAAACACCGGAAAACTACATCCCAGAAATAATCCAAAAAATCCACACGATTTACGCTATTTACCTTAATAAAAAACTAGATACAGATGGACATGTTTTCCAAGGTCGATACGGCTCCAAGATCATTATATCTCAAAGATATTTTTTAATTGTAAACCGCTATATCCATCGCAATCCGCTTGAAGCGAAAATGGTTCAAAAAGCAGAAGATTACCCATGGAGCAGCTACTCAGCATACTTGGGCCTCACAGAAAATCCCCTCATCGATCCAACAAAAACCCTGTCATTTTTTTCTTCCCCAACATACCAAACTTACCGTGAATTTGTAGAAAAGGAAGAGTCTGATGAGGAGGAGGAAATCCTGTGA
- a CDS encoding PAS domain-containing protein, with amino-acid sequence MSKESFFQDNTYYKDVLDLLDIAFWSVDMISGNIFLSKGAESLLGIPRADFEKNPNLLKEIIHPEDQYIFDLVADKLQSGMSNEHEFRVIKQNGEIRWIRGHSSSFKKTEMNIELFYGIIFDITGFIREQTELKNRNGSLENLINEVNIVVWNANLITNETVYSPSAMNIYGISHEEFRKNPQLWKELIHPDDRVITEKNDALLISGRKVTCKYRIIRPCDGEIRWIEDRAIPSFDQNGRLTSFFGVKIDVTHRKLSEEKINKLTFYDVLTGIPNNIFLENYLTDMASKKSTNDFFAFLLLNFDQVQTHQ; translated from the coding sequence GTGAGTAAGGAATCTTTTTTTCAGGATAATACATATTATAAAGACGTATTGGATTTGTTAGATATAGCTTTTTGGTCAGTAGATATGATATCTGGAAACATTTTTCTTTCTAAGGGCGCTGAATCGCTTTTGGGGATTCCAAGAGCGGATTTTGAGAAAAACCCGAACCTTCTTAAGGAAATCATCCATCCAGAGGATCAATATATTTTCGACCTTGTAGCGGACAAATTACAATCAGGTATGAGTAATGAGCACGAATTTCGTGTCATTAAACAAAATGGTGAAATTCGCTGGATTCGAGGACACTCATCTTCCTTCAAAAAAACGGAAATGAATATTGAGCTTTTCTACGGAATTATTTTTGACATTACCGGTTTTATTAGGGAACAGACAGAGTTAAAAAATCGGAATGGTTCGCTTGAAAACTTAATTAATGAGGTCAATATTGTAGTTTGGAATGCAAATCTTATCACCAACGAGACCGTCTACTCACCAAGTGCCATGAATATTTATGGTATTTCTCATGAGGAATTTAGAAAGAACCCGCAATTATGGAAGGAACTTATTCATCCGGACGATAGAGTTATTACAGAAAAAAACGATGCCCTTCTCATTTCAGGAAGAAAGGTTACATGTAAATATAGAATTATTCGACCATGCGATGGAGAGATTCGCTGGATTGAAGACAGAGCCATTCCTTCTTTCGATCAGAATGGAAGGTTAACTTCATTTTTTGGTGTAAAAATCGATGTAACACATCGCAAGCTATCAGAGGAGAAAATCAATAAATTAACTTTTTATGACGTTTTAACGGGTATTCCAAATAATATCTTTCTTGAGAACTATTTAACTGATATGGCTAGCAAAAAAAGTACAAATGATTTCTTTGCATTCTTACTTTTAAACTTTGACCAGGTTCAAACACATCAATGA
- a CDS encoding PH domain-containing protein yields MGILDGFIGNVSEIEAEAVGKELEMIVTDNERVEKAYKLVRDLLVFTNLRMILIDKQGMTGKKVEYHSIPYKSITHFSCETAGTFDLDAELKIWISGWEEPILKQFKKDKSIFDVQKTLATYVAK; encoded by the coding sequence ATGGGAATATTAGATGGTTTTATCGGAAATGTATCTGAAATAGAAGCAGAAGCAGTTGGAAAAGAACTCGAAATGATCGTAACGGATAACGAGAGAGTCGAAAAGGCCTATAAGCTGGTAAGAGATTTATTGGTGTTCACCAATTTAAGAATGATCCTAATTGATAAACAGGGGATGACTGGTAAAAAGGTCGAATATCATTCAATCCCATATAAAAGCATTACACACTTCAGCTGTGAAACAGCAGGGACCTTCGACCTAGATGCAGAACTAAAAATTTGGATTTCCGGATGGGAAGAACCCATTCTCAAGCAATTCAAAAAGGACAAAAGCATCTTCGACGTCCAAAAAACCCTAGCAACCTATGTAGCAAAGTAA